One genomic window of Rhizomicrobium sp. includes the following:
- a CDS encoding acetolactate synthase 3 large subunit: protein MDKDGNALTGHPTRDGAIELSGAEIVIRALKDQGVTHIFGYPGGAVLPIYDALFAAEGITHILVRHEQGAVHAAEGYARSTGKPGVVLVTSGPGATNAVTGLTDALMDSIPLVVLTGQVATHLIGTDAFQEADTIGITRACTKHNWLVKDVNDLSRVMHEAFQIATTGRPGPVVVDIPKDVQFKKGPYLSPDSVRHRTYKPRTEPELSAIVKAIDLMANAKKPLFYTGGGIVNSGPEASKLLRELVKLTGFPITSTLMGLGAFPATDPQWLGLVGMHGTYESNNAMHDCDVMICLGARFDDRVTGKIDLFSPESKKIHLDIDAAQINKNVRVDVPIVADATKALREMLHFWKTQKKKVDRAALKEWWAEIDAWREKKSLDFKNSATLIKPQYAIDRLYALTRGRDVYVTTEVGQHQMWAAQRFKFEEPNRWMTSGGLGTMGYGLPAAVGVQIAHPDALVIDIAGEASVQMTMQEMSTAVQYDLPIKIFILNNQYMGMVRQWQQLLHGGRYSHSYSEALPDFVKLAEAYGGVGLRADTPDELDAKILEMIDVRRPVLFDVRVDPKENCYPMIPSGAAHNAMILCDSEEEGTRVSDEGKMLV, encoded by the coding sequence ATGGACAAGGACGGCAACGCACTCACGGGACACCCGACACGGGACGGCGCGATTGAGCTTTCCGGCGCCGAGATCGTGATCCGCGCGCTGAAGGATCAGGGCGTCACGCACATCTTCGGCTATCCCGGCGGCGCGGTGCTTCCGATCTACGACGCGCTGTTCGCGGCGGAGGGCATCACCCACATCCTGGTGCGGCACGAGCAGGGCGCGGTGCACGCGGCCGAAGGCTATGCCCGCTCCACCGGCAAGCCCGGCGTGGTACTGGTGACCAGTGGCCCGGGCGCCACCAACGCGGTGACGGGGCTGACCGACGCGCTGATGGATTCCATTCCGCTCGTCGTCTTGACCGGACAGGTCGCGACGCATCTGATCGGCACCGACGCCTTCCAGGAAGCCGACACGATCGGCATCACCCGCGCCTGCACCAAGCACAATTGGCTGGTGAAGGACGTGAACGATCTTTCCCGCGTGATGCACGAGGCCTTCCAGATCGCCACCACGGGGCGGCCCGGCCCGGTCGTGGTCGACATCCCCAAGGACGTGCAGTTCAAGAAGGGGCCGTATCTCTCGCCCGATTCGGTGCGCCACCGCACCTACAAGCCACGCACCGAGCCGGAGCTGTCGGCGATCGTCAAGGCGATCGACCTGATGGCGAACGCGAAGAAGCCCTTGTTCTACACCGGCGGCGGCATCGTCAATTCGGGGCCGGAGGCGTCCAAGCTTTTGCGCGAACTCGTCAAGCTCACCGGCTTTCCGATCACCTCGACGCTGATGGGGCTGGGCGCGTTCCCGGCGACCGATCCGCAATGGCTGGGCCTTGTCGGCATGCACGGGACCTATGAGTCCAACAACGCGATGCACGATTGCGACGTGATGATCTGCCTGGGCGCGCGGTTCGACGACCGGGTGACGGGCAAGATCGACCTGTTCTCGCCGGAGTCCAAGAAGATCCATCTCGACATCGACGCGGCGCAGATCAACAAGAATGTCCGCGTCGACGTGCCGATCGTCGCCGACGCGACGAAGGCACTGCGCGAGATGCTGCATTTCTGGAAAACACAGAAGAAGAAGGTGGACCGGGCGGCGCTCAAGGAATGGTGGGCCGAGATCGACGCCTGGCGCGAGAAGAAGTCGCTCGACTTCAAGAACTCCGCCACGCTGATCAAGCCGCAATACGCCATCGACCGGCTTTATGCGCTGACGCGCGGCCGCGACGTCTATGTCACGACCGAGGTCGGCCAGCACCAGATGTGGGCGGCGCAGCGCTTCAAGTTCGAGGAACCGAACCGCTGGATGACCTCGGGCGGCCTGGGCACGATGGGCTATGGCCTTCCCGCCGCGGTCGGGGTGCAGATCGCCCATCCGGACGCGCTCGTCATCGACATCGCGGGCGAGGCCAGCGTCCAGATGACGATGCAGGAGATGTCGACGGCGGTGCAGTACGACCTGCCGATCAAGATCTTCATCCTGAACAACCAGTATATGGGCATGGTGCGCCAGTGGCAGCAATTGCTGCATGGCGGGCGCTATTCCCATTCCTATTCCGAGGCGCTGCCGGATTTCGTGAAGCTGGCGGAGGCCTATGGCGGTGTCGGCCTGCGCGCCGACACGCCGGACGAGCTGGACGCCAAGATCCTGGAAATGATCGACGTGCGCCGCCCCGTGCTGTTCGACGTGCGGGTGGACCCCAAGGAGAATTGCTATCCGATGATCCCGTCCGGCGCGGCGCACAACGCGATGATCCTGTGCGACTCCGAAGAGGAGGGGACGCGCGTCTCCGACGAAGGGAAGATGCTGGTTTGA
- a CDS encoding ABC transporter permease subunit: MKILPPVSIEARRLVPSKWDVLAAILVLGFIVLFADASRALVEPLTSLGSKPLSLDPWNLPGYALRTALRMLIALAVSLVFTLTYATWAAKSPRAGSLLVPLLDILQSVPILGFISVTVVFFLSLAPGRIFGAELAAVFAIFTSQAWNMAFSFYQSLRTVPEEMTEAGRMFGLNGWARFWRIEVPFGLPPLIWNMMMSMSGGWFFVVAAEAISVGHTTFILPGIGSYIASAIAQQNLTAIAWAIGAMLVVILVYDQLLFRPLVAWADKFRIDNEDSEDFPESWVLDVIRRSDFMDWVAAPFHAFMAWTYRLTPPARGRAGILRDTVPSRAGDVVWWVFLGVLAVYALYHIWLMLGGTLSWGDIGTSFGLGAITMFRVTILIALASVIWTPIGVYVGLRPHLAHVIQPVAQFLAAFPANLVFPVAVFVIVRYALNPDIALSPLMVLGTQWYILFNVIAGASAIPRELRDAGTNLQVKGWLWWRKVALPGVFPYYVTGAITASGGSWNAAIVAEVATWGTHTVRAHGLGAYIADATQAGNFHRIVLGIATMSFYVVVVNRLFWRPLYWFAERRYRLT, from the coding sequence ATGAAAATCCTGCCGCCCGTCTCGATCGAGGCACGCCGCCTCGTGCCCAGCAAGTGGGACGTGCTGGCCGCGATCCTGGTGCTCGGCTTCATCGTCCTGTTCGCCGATGCGAGCCGCGCCTTGGTCGAGCCCCTGACCTCGCTGGGCAGCAAGCCCCTGTCGCTCGATCCGTGGAATCTGCCCGGCTATGCGTTGCGCACCGCGCTGCGCATGCTGATCGCGCTCGCCGTCTCGCTGGTCTTCACGCTGACCTATGCGACCTGGGCGGCCAAGAGCCCGCGCGCCGGCAGCCTGCTCGTGCCGCTGCTCGACATCCTGCAATCGGTGCCGATCCTCGGTTTCATTTCCGTGACGGTGGTGTTCTTCCTGAGCCTGGCGCCCGGCCGCATCTTCGGCGCCGAGCTGGCCGCCGTGTTCGCGATCTTCACCAGCCAGGCCTGGAACATGGCGTTCAGCTTCTACCAGTCGCTGCGCACCGTGCCGGAGGAGATGACCGAGGCCGGCCGCATGTTCGGCCTCAACGGCTGGGCCCGGTTCTGGCGCATCGAGGTGCCGTTCGGCCTGCCGCCGCTGATCTGGAACATGATGATGTCGATGTCCGGCGGCTGGTTCTTCGTCGTCGCGGCCGAGGCGATCAGCGTCGGCCACACCACCTTCATCCTGCCCGGGATCGGCTCCTATATCGCCAGCGCCATCGCGCAGCAGAACCTGACCGCCATCGCCTGGGCGATCGGCGCGATGCTGGTGGTGATCCTGGTCTACGACCAGCTCCTGTTCCGGCCCCTGGTCGCCTGGGCCGACAAATTCCGCATCGACAACGAGGACAGCGAGGACTTCCCCGAATCCTGGGTGCTCGACGTGATCCGCCGCTCCGATTTCATGGACTGGGTGGCGGCGCCGTTCCACGCCTTCATGGCCTGGACCTACCGGCTGACGCCGCCGGCCCGCGGCCGCGCCGGCATCCTGCGCGACACGGTGCCGTCGCGCGCCGGCGATGTCGTGTGGTGGGTATTCCTCGGCGTGCTCGCGGTCTATGCGCTCTATCATATCTGGCTGATGCTTGGCGGCACGCTAAGCTGGGGCGATATCGGCACGTCCTTCGGGCTCGGCGCCATCACGATGTTCCGGGTCACGATCCTGATCGCGCTGGCCAGCGTGATCTGGACGCCGATCGGGGTCTATGTCGGCCTGCGCCCACATCTTGCGCATGTCATCCAGCCGGTGGCGCAGTTCCTGGCGGCGTTCCCGGCGAATCTCGTCTTCCCGGTCGCGGTGTTCGTCATCGTGCGCTATGCGCTCAATCCCGACATCGCGCTGTCGCCGCTGATGGTCCTGGGCACGCAGTGGTACATCCTGTTCAACGTCATCGCCGGCGCCTCGGCGATCCCGCGCGAGCTGCGCGACGCGGGCACCAATCTGCAGGTGAAGGGCTGGCTGTGGTGGCGCAAGGTCGCGCTGCCCGGCGTGTTCCCCTATTACGTGACCGGCGCGATCACCGCCTCGGGCGGCTCGTGGAACGCCGCCATCGTCGCCGAGGTCGCGACCTGGGGCACCCACACGGTGCGCGCCCATGGGCTGGGCGCCTATATCGCCGACGCCACCCAGGCCGGTAATTTCCACCGCATCGTTCTGGGCATCGCGACGATGAGCTTCTATGTCGTGGTGGTGAATCGGCTGTTCTGGCGCCCGCTCTACTGGTTCGCCGAGCGGCGCTATCGTCTGACGTGA
- the ilvN gene encoding acetolactate synthase small subunit, whose protein sequence is MSASAKQPRVERHTIAVLVDNEAGVLARVVGLFSGRGYNIESLTVAEVDHAAHTSRITVVTSGTPEVIEQIEAQLRRLVPVHRVVNWTTSAPGIEREMALVKVAGTGERRVEAMRIGEIFRAHVVDTTHSSFVFEITGAPFKIDQFIDLMRPLGLVDVSRTGVAAISRGPEAM, encoded by the coding sequence TTGAGCGCCTCGGCCAAGCAACCCCGCGTCGAACGCCACACCATCGCCGTGCTCGTCGACAACGAGGCGGGCGTGCTCGCCCGCGTGGTCGGGCTGTTCTCCGGCCGCGGCTACAACATCGAATCGCTGACCGTCGCGGAGGTCGATCACGCCGCGCACACCTCGCGGATCACGGTGGTGACTTCCGGGACGCCCGAGGTGATCGAGCAGATCGAGGCGCAATTGCGCCGGCTGGTGCCGGTGCACCGCGTCGTCAACTGGACGACCTCGGCGCCGGGGATCGAGCGCGAGATGGCGCTGGTGAAGGTCGCCGGCACGGGCGAGCGCCGCGTCGAGGCGATGCGCATCGGCGAAATCTTCCGCGCCCATGTCGTGGACACGACGCATTCCAGCTTCGTGTTCGAGATCACCGGCGCGCCGTTCAAGATCGACCAGTTCATCGATTTGATGCGACCCTTGGGTTTGGTGGACGTCAGCCGCACCGGCGTCGCCGCGATTAGTCGCGGCCCGGAGGCGATGTGA
- a CDS encoding nitrate/sulfonate/bicarbonate ABC transporter ATP-binding protein: MTDDLLLDVHNVRRSFPRPGGGELLVLEGVELSLKQGEIVGLLGRSGSGKSTFLRLIAGLAQPQGGTLTYLGHPIDGPANGIAMVFQSFALFPWLTVLENVQLGLEALRIPAGEIRTRALAAIDLIGLDGYENAYPRELSGGMRQRVGFARAMVVHPNILLLDEPFSALDVLTAENLRTDLLELWGEGRLPIKGMILVTHNIEEAVLMCDRVLLFSTNPGRIAGEIKIDIPRPRDRTDPRFEHYVDQIYTEMTARQRSSRSSGGAGLGTLMTHVSPNLISGLIEAVAAAPYNGKADLAEIASDLQLEIDELFPIAEALQLMRLGEMEGGELKLTHMGKRFADAELNERKEIFSRALMSQVPLAALIRRVLDERASHTAPRRRFVDELEDHMTEEAAEETLRTVVSWARFGELFSYDDESEMFGLENPT, from the coding sequence ATGACCGACGACCTTCTCCTCGACGTGCACAATGTGCGGCGCTCCTTCCCCAGGCCCGGCGGCGGCGAGTTGCTCGTGCTCGAAGGCGTCGAGCTTTCGCTCAAGCAGGGCGAGATCGTCGGCCTGCTCGGCCGCTCCGGCTCGGGCAAGTCGACCTTCCTGCGCCTGATCGCGGGCCTCGCCCAGCCGCAGGGCGGCACGCTGACCTATCTCGGCCATCCGATCGACGGGCCGGCGAACGGCATCGCCATGGTGTTCCAGAGCTTCGCGCTGTTTCCCTGGCTGACCGTGCTGGAGAACGTGCAGCTCGGCCTCGAAGCCTTGCGCATACCGGCGGGCGAGATCCGCACCCGCGCGCTGGCCGCCATCGACCTGATCGGCCTGGACGGCTACGAGAACGCCTATCCGCGCGAGCTTTCCGGCGGCATGCGCCAGCGCGTCGGCTTCGCCCGCGCCATGGTGGTGCATCCCAACATCCTCCTGCTCGACGAGCCGTTCAGCGCCCTCGACGTGCTGACCGCGGAGAATTTGCGCACCGACCTCTTGGAGCTGTGGGGCGAGGGCCGCCTGCCGATCAAGGGCATGATCCTGGTGACGCACAATATCGAGGAGGCGGTCCTGATGTGCGACCGCGTGCTCCTGTTCTCGACCAATCCCGGCCGCATCGCCGGCGAGATCAAAATCGACATCCCACGCCCGCGCGACCGCACCGACCCGCGCTTCGAGCACTATGTCGACCAGATCTATACCGAGATGACGGCGCGGCAGCGCAGTTCGCGGTCGAGCGGCGGCGCCGGGCTGGGCACGCTGATGACCCATGTTTCGCCGAACCTGATATCCGGCCTGATCGAGGCGGTGGCGGCGGCGCCCTATAACGGCAAGGCCGATTTGGCGGAGATCGCGTCCGACCTTCAGCTCGAGATCGACGAGCTGTTCCCCATCGCCGAGGCGCTGCAATTGATGCGGCTGGGCGAGATGGAAGGCGGCGAGCTGAAGCTCACCCATATGGGCAAGCGCTTCGCCGATGCCGAGCTCAACGAGCGCAAGGAGATATTCTCCCGCGCCCTGATGAGCCAGGTGCCGCTCGCCGCCCTGATCCGCCGCGTGCTGGACGAGCGCGCCAGCCACACCGCGCCCCGGCGCCGCTTCGTCGACGAGCTCGAAGACCACATGACGGAGGAGGCGGCGGAGGAGACGCTGCGCACCGTGGTGAGCTGGGCCCGTTTCGGCGAGCTGTTCTCTTACGACGACGAGAGCGAGATGTTCGGGTTGGAGAATCCGACCTGA
- the serB gene encoding phosphoserine phosphatase SerB — translation MTALPYVLNIVGASGYAVKMPLFPEAAHERWLSPGRALDIYFDRQPEQVLERARHHFGNQPVDVNVVPAANRRKKLLIADMDSTIIDVECLDELADMAGLKPVIAAITERAMRGELDFETALRERVAMLRGLEIAALARVYDERIHLNPGAKTLLATMRSHGAHTLLVSGGFRYFTARVAAAAGFHREQANELLHDGAALTGEVADPILGREAKLAALEAAVADLGITVADALAVGDGANDLAMIQRAGLGVAYYAKPVVAAAAGAAIQHGDLTALLYLQGYSDAEMVEV, via the coding sequence GTGACCGCCCTTCCCTACGTCCTCAACATCGTCGGCGCCTCGGGCTATGCCGTGAAGATGCCGCTGTTCCCGGAAGCTGCGCATGAGCGCTGGCTGTCGCCGGGCCGCGCGCTCGACATCTATTTCGACCGCCAGCCGGAACAGGTGCTGGAGCGGGCGCGGCATCACTTCGGCAACCAGCCGGTCGACGTCAACGTCGTGCCGGCCGCCAACCGGCGCAAGAAGCTTCTCATCGCCGACATGGATTCGACCATCATCGACGTGGAGTGCCTCGACGAGTTGGCCGACATGGCCGGCCTGAAGCCGGTGATCGCCGCGATCACCGAGCGCGCCATGCGCGGCGAACTGGATTTCGAGACCGCTCTGCGCGAGCGGGTCGCGATGCTGAGGGGACTGGAGATCGCGGCGCTGGCGCGGGTCTATGACGAGCGCATCCACCTCAACCCGGGCGCCAAGACGCTGCTCGCCACCATGCGCAGCCACGGCGCGCACACGCTCCTGGTGTCGGGCGGTTTTCGCTATTTCACCGCGCGCGTCGCCGCGGCGGCGGGCTTCCACCGCGAGCAGGCGAACGAGTTGCTGCATGACGGCGCGGCGCTGACCGGCGAGGTCGCCGATCCGATCCTCGGCCGCGAGGCCAAGCTGGCGGCGCTGGAGGCGGCGGTCGCCGATCTCGGCATCACGGTCGCGGACGCGCTAGCGGTCGGCGACGGCGCCAACGACCTGGCGATGATCCAGCGCGCGGGATTGGGCGTGGCGTACTACGCCAAGCCGGTCGTGGCGGCGGCGGCCGGCGCCGCGATCCAGCACGGCGACCTTACCGCGCTGCTCTATCTGCAGGGCTATAGCGACGCGGAGATGGTGGAGGTCTGA
- a CDS encoding phytanoyl-CoA dioxygenase family protein has product MRVPDKNLAEIWDRGFTVVENFIDADALAAAREALWTIHPPPEEYFANPDKYPQYAKSQFAGIQRFPFDRWELSRLSVYPDLIDAAERFLRTKEIDLYKAELWAKYSGAVNYDQYHHRDYRNHTIVVPRADGRNAQMTTFILLSDVGPGDGPTKVVPLSETRDVPIGQAQTTFGTYFDKEVSIEGPAGSLMVYKTDVFHRGSNFAAPERARFAILTDFKTREWRWQGKLAWPDHSEKKTWDEAMTKMSPRQRDLFGWPPAGSDYWNAQTLADVQTRYPEMDLSPYRPA; this is encoded by the coding sequence ATGCGCGTACCGGACAAGAATCTCGCCGAGATCTGGGATCGCGGCTTCACCGTGGTGGAGAACTTCATCGACGCCGACGCGCTCGCCGCTGCGCGCGAGGCGCTGTGGACGATCCATCCGCCGCCCGAAGAGTATTTCGCGAACCCCGACAAATATCCCCAATATGCCAAGTCGCAATTTGCCGGCATCCAGCGCTTTCCGTTCGACCGCTGGGAGCTGAGCCGGCTCTCCGTCTACCCCGACCTGATCGACGCGGCGGAACGGTTCCTGCGGACCAAGGAGATCGATCTCTACAAGGCGGAGCTCTGGGCGAAATATTCCGGCGCGGTGAATTACGATCAGTATCATCACCGCGACTATCGCAACCACACCATCGTCGTGCCGCGCGCCGACGGCCGCAACGCGCAGATGACGACGTTCATCCTGTTGTCGGATGTCGGACCCGGGGACGGGCCGACCAAGGTCGTGCCGCTGTCCGAAACGCGCGACGTGCCGATCGGCCAGGCGCAGACGACGTTCGGCACCTATTTCGACAAGGAAGTCTCGATCGAGGGGCCGGCCGGCAGCCTGATGGTCTACAAGACCGACGTCTTCCATCGCGGCTCGAACTTCGCCGCGCCGGAGCGCGCGCGTTTCGCGATCCTCACCGACTTCAAGACGCGCGAATGGCGCTGGCAGGGCAAGCTCGCCTGGCCCGATCATTCGGAGAAGAAGACGTGGGACGAGGCGATGACGAAGATGTCGCCGCGCCAGCGCGACCTGTTCGGCTGGCCGCCCGCCGGCAGCGACTACTGGAACGCGCAGACGCTCGCCGATGTGCAGACACGATATCCGGAAATGGATCTGTCGCCGTATCGGCCGGCTTGA
- the miaA gene encoding tRNA (adenosine(37)-N6)-dimethylallyltransferase MiaA, with amino-acid sequence MSADAILIAGPTASGKSQAALELAQAIGGVIVNADSMQVYREPRILTARPSDADMARVPHLLYGHVPAREPYSTGRYQSDAGHALAEVRKAHRVPIFVGGTGLYFRALTDGLADMPSVPAGVRAAARARLAEIGNEAFHAELAARDPQMAAMLNPGDGQRVLRAFEVLEATGRSLAFWQKNEGLAVLDGLRLARFVIDVPREVLRERIEARFRAMLAAGAMEEALALEDLDPALPAARIIGRRELLALHEGALTEAQAVERAVIATRQYAKRQDTWFRNQLPDWIRIAGDSNIVTEMQKTL; translated from the coding sequence TTGTCCGCCGATGCCATCCTTATCGCAGGCCCCACCGCGAGCGGCAAGTCGCAAGCCGCGCTGGAACTCGCACAGGCCATCGGCGGGGTGATCGTGAACGCGGATTCCATGCAGGTCTATCGCGAGCCGCGGATTCTCACCGCGCGTCCGTCCGACGCCGACATGGCGCGCGTGCCGCATCTGCTCTACGGCCATGTGCCGGCGCGCGAACCCTATTCGACCGGGCGCTATCAGAGCGATGCCGGCCATGCGCTGGCCGAAGTGCGCAAGGCGCATCGCGTGCCGATCTTCGTCGGCGGCACCGGACTCTATTTCCGCGCTTTGACCGACGGCCTCGCCGACATGCCGAGCGTGCCGGCCGGCGTGCGCGCGGCGGCGCGGGCGCGGCTGGCGGAGATCGGCAACGAGGCGTTCCACGCCGAACTCGCCGCGCGCGATCCGCAGATGGCGGCCATGCTCAATCCCGGCGACGGCCAGCGCGTGCTGCGCGCCTTCGAGGTGCTCGAAGCGACGGGCAGGAGCCTCGCCTTCTGGCAGAAGAATGAGGGGCTCGCCGTGCTGGATGGCCTCAGGCTGGCGCGCTTCGTGATCGACGTGCCGCGCGAGGTGCTGCGCGAGCGGATCGAGGCGCGCTTCCGCGCGATGCTCGCGGCCGGCGCGATGGAAGAGGCGCTGGCGCTGGAGGACCTCGACCCGGCGCTGCCCGCGGCGCGGATCATCGGGCGGCGGGAATTGCTGGCGCTGCACGAGGGCGCGCTCACCGAGGCACAGGCCGTCGAGCGGGCGGTGATCGCGACCCGGCAATACGCCAAGCGGCAGGACACCTGGTTCCGCAACCAGCTCCCGGACTGGATTCGTATCGCCGGAGACAGCAATATTGTTACTGAAATGCAAAAAACTCTATGA
- a CDS encoding ABC transporter permease/substrate-binding protein: MNSFDEAWGNLPDFLSWHVLLSVSALALGLVVSLPLAILATRSRVLRGSVLGLASIVQTIPGLALLALFYPLLLILSRFTLETFGFGFRALGFLPALLALALYSMLPVLRNTITALAGIDPAVKMAARGVGMTPGQSLFLVELPLAAPVIMAGIRTAAVWVIGTATLATPIGQTSLGNYIFTGLQTENWVFVLFGVVSAALLAIVIDRLLALAEDGLALRSRGRVTAALVGIAIVIGASLYPMFASSAGTVVIGAKSFDEQYILGNVIADRLSAAGIATTRRDGLGSTVIFRALAAGDLDVYVDYSGTIWASEMHRDDAPGRAAVLAQMTDWMKKTYGIRMMGGLGFENAYAFVLPRAKADALHINSLADLAAYAPRMKIGGDFEIFSRPEWRAVVKAYGLKFAVQRQYQANLMYHALVSGDVDVISAFSSDGRIAQYDLKVLADPKGALPPYDAILLVSPAHAEDTRMIDALRPLIGSIDLATMQRANLMVDRPDDKQSPQQAARWLEGRLRR; this comes from the coding sequence GTGAACAGTTTCGACGAGGCCTGGGGCAACCTTCCCGATTTTTTGAGCTGGCATGTGCTGCTCAGCGTCAGCGCGCTGGCGCTCGGCCTTGTCGTCAGCCTGCCGCTCGCGATCCTGGCGACGCGGTCGCGCGTGCTGCGCGGCTCGGTGCTGGGGCTGGCGAGCATCGTCCAGACGATCCCCGGCCTCGCCCTGTTGGCGCTGTTCTATCCGCTGCTGCTGATCCTGTCGCGTTTCACGCTGGAGACCTTCGGTTTCGGCTTCCGCGCGCTGGGCTTCCTGCCGGCCCTGCTCGCGCTGGCGCTCTATTCGATGCTGCCGGTGCTGCGCAACACGATCACCGCGCTGGCCGGCATCGATCCGGCCGTGAAGATGGCGGCGCGCGGCGTCGGCATGACGCCCGGCCAGTCGCTGTTCCTGGTCGAGCTGCCGCTGGCGGCGCCGGTCATCATGGCCGGCATCCGCACCGCCGCCGTCTGGGTGATCGGCACCGCGACGCTCGCCACGCCCATCGGCCAGACCAGCCTGGGCAATTACATCTTCACCGGGCTGCAGACCGAGAACTGGGTGTTCGTGCTGTTCGGCGTGGTCTCGGCGGCGCTTCTCGCCATCGTGATCGATCGGCTGCTGGCGCTGGCGGAGGACGGGCTGGCATTGCGCTCGCGCGGCCGGGTCACTGCGGCCCTTGTCGGCATCGCCATCGTGATTGGCGCCAGCCTCTATCCGATGTTCGCCTCGAGCGCCGGCACCGTCGTCATCGGCGCCAAGAGCTTCGACGAGCAATACATCCTGGGCAACGTCATCGCCGACCGGCTCTCCGCCGCCGGCATCGCCACGACGCGGCGCGACGGGCTGGGCTCGACGGTGATCTTCCGCGCCCTGGCGGCGGGCGACCTCGACGTCTATGTCGACTATTCCGGCACGATCTGGGCGAGCGAGATGCACCGCGACGACGCGCCGGGTCGCGCGGCGGTGCTGGCGCAGATGACCGACTGGATGAAGAAGACCTATGGCATCCGCATGATGGGCGGGCTGGGTTTCGAGAACGCCTATGCCTTCGTCCTGCCGCGCGCCAAGGCCGATGCGCTGCATATCAACTCGCTGGCCGACCTCGCGGCCTATGCGCCGCGGATGAAGATCGGCGGCGATTTCGAGATCTTCTCGCGGCCCGAATGGCGCGCCGTGGTGAAGGCCTATGGCCTGAAATTCGCCGTCCAGCGGCAATACCAGGCGAACCTGATGTACCACGCGCTGGTGAGCGGCGATGTCGACGTGATCTCCGCCTTCTCCAGCGACGGCCGCATCGCGCAATACGACCTGAAGGTGCTCGCGGACCCCAAGGGTGCGCTGCCGCCCTATGACGCGATCCTGTTGGTCTCGCCGGCGCATGCCGAGGACACGCGGATGATTGACGCGCTGAGACCGCTGATCGGCTCCATCGATCTGGCGACCATGCAGCGCGCCAATCTGATGGTCGACCGCCCAGACGACAAGCAATCGCCGCAGCAGGCGGCCCGCTGGCTGGAAGGCCGGCTGCGGCGCTGA
- the ilvC gene encoding ketol-acid reductoisomerase, which produces MRVYYDRDADLNFIKNKKVAVIGFGSQGHAHALNMRDSGVKEVVIAARPGASAKKAEAAGFKTMTVADAAKWADVMMMVTPDELQADIYKHDLEKNMKHGAALLFAHGFNVHFRLIEPRADLDVLMVAPKGPGHTVRSEYQKGGGVPCLIAIHQDASGNAHDLGLAYASAIGGGRAGVIETSFREECETDLFGEQSVLCGGLVELIRAGFETLVEAGYAPEMAYFECLHEVKLIVDLIYEGGIANMNYSISNTAEYGEYVTGPRIITAETKKEMKRVLDDIQTGKFARDWVLENKAGQASFKATRARGAAHPIEDVGAKLRAMMPWIAKNKLVDVSKN; this is translated from the coding sequence ATGCGCGTCTATTACGATCGGGATGCCGATCTGAACTTCATCAAGAACAAGAAAGTCGCCGTCATCGGCTTCGGCAGTCAGGGCCATGCCCATGCGCTCAACATGCGCGATTCGGGCGTGAAAGAGGTCGTGATCGCGGCCCGCCCCGGCGCCAGCGCGAAGAAGGCGGAAGCCGCCGGCTTCAAGACGATGACCGTCGCCGACGCGGCCAAATGGGCCGATGTGATGATGATGGTCACGCCCGACGAGCTGCAGGCCGACATCTACAAGCACGACCTGGAAAAGAACATGAAGCACGGCGCGGCGCTGCTTTTCGCGCACGGCTTCAACGTGCATTTCCGCCTGATCGAGCCGCGCGCCGATCTCGACGTGCTGATGGTCGCGCCCAAGGGCCCCGGCCACACGGTGCGCAGCGAATACCAGAAGGGCGGCGGCGTGCCCTGCCTGATCGCGATCCACCAGGACGCCAGCGGCAACGCGCACGACCTCGGCCTCGCCTATGCCTCCGCCATCGGCGGCGGCCGCGCCGGCGTGATCGAGACCAGCTTCCGCGAGGAATGCGAGACCGATCTGTTCGGCGAGCAGTCGGTCCTCTGCGGCGGGCTGGTCGAGCTGATCCGCGCCGGCTTCGAGACGCTGGTCGAGGCGGGCTATGCGCCGGAGATGGCCTATTTCGAATGCCTGCACGAGGTGAAGCTGATCGTCGACCTGATCTATGAGGGCGGCATCGCCAACATGAACTACTCGATCTCCAACACGGCGGAGTACGGCGAATACGTCACCGGCCCGCGCATCATCACGGCGGAGACCAAGAAGGAAATGAAGCGCGTGCTCGACGACATCCAGACCGGAAAATTCGCCCGCGACTGGGTGCTCGAGAACAAGGCCGGCCAGGCGAGCTTCAAGGCGACGCGCGCCCGCGGCGCGGCGCATCCGATCGAGGACGTCGGCGCCAAGCTGCGCGCCATGATGCCCTGGATCGCGAAGAACAAGCTGGTGGATGTCTCCAAGAACTGA